CGCCATAGGCGGCGATCTCGCGCGTGTGCATGCGGTCGTAGATGACGCCGACGCACAGAAACAATGCGCCGGAAACGAAGCCGTGCGAGATCATCAGGAACATCGCGCCCTGCAGGCCCTGTGTCGTCATGGTGAACAGGCCCATGGTGACGAAGCCCATATGCGCGATAGAGGAATAGGCGATCAGCTTCTTGATGTCCTCCTGCACCAGCGCGACCAGCGAGGTGTAGATGACGGCGATCACCGACAGCGCGAACACGAGCGGCGCGAATTGCGCCGAGGCGTCGGGGAACATGGGCAGCGAGAAGCGGATGAAGCCATAGCCGCCCATCTTCAACAGGATCGCCGCGAGGATCACCGAGCCCGCCGTCGGCGCCTCGACGTGCGCGTCCGGCAGCCAGGTGTGCACCGGCCACATCGGCATCTTCACCGCGAAAGAGGCGAAGAAGGCGAGCCACAGCCAAGTCTGCATCTCCGGCGGGAACTGCGTCTCCAACAGAACGGCGATGTCGGTGGTGCCGGTCTTGCCATAGATCGCGAGGATCGCGATCAGCATCAAGAGTGAGCCGGCGAGCGTGTAGAGGAAGAATTTGAAGCTCGCATAGACGCGCCGCTTGCCGCCCCAGACGCCGATGATGAGGAACATCGGAATGAGGCCGCCCTCGAAGAAGAGGTAGAACAGCACGAGATCGAGCGCGCAGAACACGCCGATCATCAACGTCTCGAGCACGAGAAAGGCGACGAGATATTCCTTGACGCGGAACTTCACCGATTCCCAGGAGGCGAGAATGGCGAAAGGCGTCAGGAAGGTCGTCAACAGCACGAAGGGAATGGAGAAGCCGTCCACGCCCATCTTATAGGTGAGGCCGGAGCCGAACCACGCCCTCTGCTCGACGAGCTGAAAGGCGGCGCTCGCCGTGTCGAAACGTCCCCAGACGACGAGCGACAGCGCGAACACGATGACGGTCGTCAGCAGCGCCGCCCATTTGGCGTTGCGCAGCGTCGCTTCATCCTCGCCTTTCAGCGTGAGGATGAAGGCCGCGCCCACCAGCGGCAGGAAGGTGAGGCCCGTGAGAATGCCGAAACCGAACATCAGCGCAGACCTCCCGCGACGAACCAGGTGACGAACGCCGCGACGCCGATCAGCATGGCGAAGGCGTAGTGATAGACATAGCCAGTCTGCAGACGCACAGCGAGCCGCGCCCCGTCGACGACGCGCGCCGCGATCCCATCCGGGCCGAGCCCGTCGATGATGCGGCCGTCGCCGCCCTTCCACAGGAGGCGGCCGAGCGCGAATGCGGGACGCACGAAGATCGCGTCATAGAGCTCGTCGAAATACCATTTGTTGAGCAGGAACCGGTACAGCCTCGGAAAGGCTCCGGCGATCTTCTGCGCCGTGCCCGGCGCGAGCTGGTAGACATAGAGCGCGACGAGGAAGCCCAGCGCCATCATCACGGTCGGCACGAAGGAAATCCACTCCGGAATCTCGTGCATCGCATGCAGGATGTGATTCTCCTGGCCGGTGTAGATCGCGCCTTTCCAGAACTCCTCATAGGCG
The sequence above is a segment of the Methylosinus trichosporium OB3b genome. Coding sequences within it:
- a CDS encoding NADH-quinone oxidoreductase subunit M, which encodes MFGFGILTGLTFLPLVGAAFILTLKGEDEATLRNAKWAALLTTVIVFALSLVVWGRFDTASAAFQLVEQRAWFGSGLTYKMGVDGFSIPFVLLTTFLTPFAILASWESVKFRVKEYLVAFLVLETLMIGVFCALDLVLFYLFFEGGLIPMFLIIGVWGGKRRVYASFKFFLYTLAGSLLMLIAILAIYGKTGTTDIAVLLETQFPPEMQTWLWLAFFASFAVKMPMWPVHTWLPDAHVEAPTAGSVILAAILLKMGGYGFIRFSLPMFPDASAQFAPLVFALSVIAVIYTSLVALVQEDIKKLIAYSSIAHMGFVTMGLFTMTTQGLQGAMFLMISHGFVSGALFLCVGVIYDRMHTREIAAYGGLVNRMPLYAFTFMVFTLANVGLPGTSGFVGEFLTLTGAFVANSWVALFATSGVVLSAAYALYLYRRVIFGPLDKPSLAAITDLSARELVLFVPLIALTIYYGVQPQPIIDASAASVANLLQSHTALADALKVAAQAAH